The proteins below come from a single bacterium genomic window:
- a CDS encoding HDOD domain-containing protein encodes MNVVGYVISYKADKTDRYVENKIQQEKILSFCEQNRLELVKTYVEINNSKPDMRQLLVELMNSAPGKKFSAVLVYTYDRLALEEDIRNWIIQELKNYGVEVYSLTEAPPLSSQQKAEKKSKSIKEKLRDLPSLPEVVTKVTELVQDPKSSAAQLSKIISHDSGLTSRVLKMVNSAYYGFPKQISSIQHAITIMGFTTIKSLVLSSSIFRIFAPKSGTATSLDYKKFWKHSLLTAIASRNIYQKLFFQADEHIFSAAILHDIGKIILDQYDHDNYIRALSEAPGSLFFGDEIMAAEQKNCDVTHQHIGHFVSENWNLPEMISDVILYHHSPLESKNQQNLTTVVYLGNILSHLILDYEVFSINLFDDEILSHIGLNEDDLASIFVELKQEAEQLNDLESFFK; translated from the coding sequence ATGAATGTAGTGGGCTATGTAATATCTTACAAAGCTGATAAAACAGATAGATATGTTGAAAATAAAATTCAGCAGGAAAAAATACTGTCCTTTTGCGAACAAAACAGGCTTGAACTTGTAAAAACATATGTGGAAATTAACAATAGTAAGCCTGATATGCGACAGTTACTTGTTGAACTGATGAATAGCGCCCCAGGAAAGAAGTTTTCCGCTGTTTTGGTATATACTTATGATAGGCTGGCACTCGAAGAAGATATAAGAAACTGGATTATTCAGGAATTAAAAAACTATGGAGTAGAAGTTTATTCGCTTACGGAAGCCCCTCCATTAAGCTCTCAACAAAAAGCCGAAAAAAAATCAAAATCCATAAAAGAAAAATTAAGAGATTTACCTTCTTTGCCGGAAGTGGTTACAAAAGTTACAGAGCTTGTTCAGGACCCTAAGTCGTCTGCCGCACAACTCAGCAAAATCATTTCACACGATTCCGGTTTGACCTCAAGAGTTTTAAAAATGGTAAATTCTGCCTATTACGGTTTTCCCAAACAAATAAGTTCTATTCAGCATGCAATTACAATTATGGGATTTACGACAATAAAAAGCCTTGTGCTTTCTTCTAGTATTTTCAGGATTTTTGCCCCCAAATCAGGTACTGCAACAAGCCTTGATTACAAAAAATTCTGGAAACATTCACTTCTTACAGCAATTGCCTCGAGAAATATATATCAAAAACTTTTTTTTCAGGCTGATGAACATATCTTTAGTGCGGCAATTCTCCACGATATAGGCAAAATTATACTTGACCAGTATGACCATGACAATTATATCCGCGCACTTTCAGAAGCCCCCGGCTCACTTTTTTTTGGCGACGAAATTATGGCGGCAGAACAAAAAAACTGCGATGTTACACACCAGCACATCGGGCATTTTGTTTCAGAAAACTGGAACCTGCCTGAAATGATCTCTGATGTCATTCTTTATCACCACTCTCCGCTTGAATCCAAAAATCAACAAAATCTTACAACTGTTGTCTATCTCGGGAATATCCTTTCTCATCTTATACTTGATTATGAGGTTTTTAGTATAAATCTTTTTGATGACGAAATCCTGAGCCATATAGGATTAAACGAGGATGATCTGGCTTCAATTTTTGTTGAACTCAAACAAGAAGCCGAACAACTTAATGATTTAGAGTCATTCTTTAAATAA